From a region of the Xanthomonas rydalmerensis genome:
- a CDS encoding DegV family protein: MRIGIVVDSACDLPQDYIARHDLVVLPISVRLGGTVLADRRDEVATLEFLHAQVSAHGAEAETVPYSVAQIRELFLGRLVIDYDHVFCLTIAKTRSPIHDHAQQAGFAILNDYKPIRQAAGHASPFALRVIDTQNLFAAQAVVAVEAVRLRADGAGMQAIRERLETLAEHTHGYMIARDLYYLRSRARSKGDRSVGLLSAALGSALDIKPVLHCHRGETAPVAKLKGFDHAVQTLFGLAAKRVAAGLMTPTLCLSYGGELAELHALPGYAALRQACDTHGVELLESVMSLTGMVNVGKGALVLGFAGEALRFG, encoded by the coding sequence ATGCGCATCGGCATCGTCGTAGATTCCGCCTGCGATCTGCCGCAGGACTACATCGCCCGACACGACCTGGTGGTCCTGCCGATCAGCGTGCGCCTCGGCGGCACCGTGCTCGCCGATCGCCGCGACGAAGTAGCGACGCTGGAGTTCCTGCATGCGCAGGTCAGCGCGCACGGCGCCGAGGCCGAGACCGTGCCGTACAGCGTGGCGCAGATCCGCGAGCTGTTCCTGGGCCGGCTGGTCATCGACTACGACCACGTGTTCTGCCTGACCATCGCCAAGACCCGCAGCCCGATCCACGACCACGCGCAGCAGGCCGGCTTTGCCATCCTCAACGACTACAAGCCGATCCGCCAGGCCGCCGGCCACGCCTCGCCGTTCGCGCTGCGGGTGATCGACACCCAGAACCTGTTCGCCGCACAGGCGGTGGTGGCGGTCGAGGCGGTGCGGTTGCGTGCCGATGGCGCGGGCATGCAGGCCATCCGCGAGCGGCTGGAGACGCTGGCCGAACACACCCATGGCTACATGATCGCGCGCGACCTGTATTACCTGCGCAGCCGCGCGCGCAGCAAGGGCGACCGCAGCGTCGGCCTGCTCAGCGCCGCGCTCGGCTCGGCCCTGGACATCAAGCCAGTGCTGCACTGCCACCGTGGCGAGACCGCGCCGGTGGCCAAGCTCAAGGGCTTCGACCACGCCGTGCAGACGCTGTTCGGCCTGGCCGCCAAACGCGTGGCGGCCGGGCTGATGACGCCCACGCTGTGCCTGAGCTATGGCGGCGAACTGGCAGAACTGCACGCCCTGCCCGGCTACGCGGCACTGCGCCAGGCCTGCGATACCCACGGCGTGGAGCTGCTGGAAAGCGTGATGAGCCTGACCGGCATGGTCAACGTCGGCAAGGGCGCGCTGGTGCTGGGCTTCGCCGGCGAGGCACTGCGCTTCGGCTGA
- a CDS encoding 2-hydroxychromene-2-carboxylate isomerase has protein sequence MTLRWYFDFISPFSYLHWQQVKTLPEFDRIQPVPIVFGAVLAQLQARGPAEVPHKREFTYRFVQWQAQQQGVPLRFPPAHPFNPLTALRLCIAAGTTPQAIDAIFDWLWRDGHAGDDATALAPVGQALGIADVAAATAEAQVKAQLRANTEQALAAGVFGVPTLQIDDTLLWGNDAHALMRAVLADPQLLQRGEMARLGVLPAAVQRSA, from the coding sequence ATGACGTTGCGCTGGTACTTCGATTTCATCTCGCCGTTTTCCTATCTGCACTGGCAGCAGGTGAAAACGCTTCCGGAGTTCGACCGGATCCAGCCGGTGCCGATCGTGTTCGGCGCGGTGCTGGCCCAGTTGCAGGCGCGCGGGCCGGCCGAGGTGCCGCACAAGCGCGAGTTCACCTATCGCTTCGTGCAGTGGCAGGCGCAGCAGCAGGGCGTGCCGCTGCGCTTTCCGCCGGCGCATCCGTTCAATCCGCTGACCGCGCTGCGCCTGTGCATCGCTGCCGGGACCACGCCGCAAGCCATCGACGCGATCTTCGACTGGCTGTGGCGCGATGGCCACGCCGGCGACGACGCCACGGCGCTGGCGCCGGTCGGCCAGGCGCTGGGCATCGCCGACGTGGCCGCGGCCACCGCCGAGGCTCAGGTCAAGGCGCAACTGCGCGCCAACACCGAGCAGGCGCTGGCGGCCGGCGTATTCGGCGTGCCGACCCTGCAGATCGACGACACCCTGCTGTGGGGCAACGACGCACACGCGCTGATGCGCGCGGTGCTGGCCGACCCGCAGTTGCTGCAGCGCGGCGAGATGGCGCGCCTGGGCGTCCTGCCGGCCGCGGTGCAGCGCAGCGCCTGA
- a CDS encoding GH12 family glycosyl hydrolase domain-containing protein, whose protein sequence is MHASAPVCAATASPRLPATVAPSLRGRMRSVRALLAAALFAAAPMALAGPYQVYGNQYAWVNNFNDPNNVIQGTFHSGSTPSMTVTFNFPNASLYGYPAILRGSHYGFNPTSDRTFPRQVSALRSLPATFAYSSGGSNLAGDFAYDLFFRWDSTVSSSAIPQAEVMIWGGHNSYPIGTLTASNVISAGGYTFDLWEGMNSAAGYYVYTFIPHNTAGQPTLPSNGNLNIDIKPFLNWLHTNRAKDGRFSNAMYLHVVEAGFEVVRGNGWAWIQANIGAN, encoded by the coding sequence ATGCACGCTTCCGCTCCCGTTTGCGCCGCCACCGCTTCGCCGCGCCTTCCCGCCACCGTTGCACCGTCACTGCGCGGCCGCATGCGGTCCGTGCGCGCGCTGCTCGCCGCGGCCCTGTTCGCCGCTGCGCCGATGGCGCTGGCCGGGCCCTACCAGGTCTACGGCAACCAGTACGCCTGGGTGAACAACTTCAACGATCCCAACAACGTCATCCAGGGCACCTTCCACAGCGGCAGCACGCCGAGCATGACCGTGACCTTCAATTTCCCCAACGCCAGCCTGTACGGCTATCCGGCGATCCTGCGCGGCTCGCACTACGGCTTCAATCCCACCTCCGACCGCACCTTCCCGCGCCAGGTCTCGGCCCTGCGCTCCTTGCCGGCGACCTTCGCGTACTCGTCCGGCGGCAGCAACCTGGCCGGCGACTTCGCCTACGACCTGTTCTTCCGCTGGGACAGCACGGTCTCCTCCAGCGCGATCCCGCAGGCCGAAGTGATGATCTGGGGCGGCCACAACTCGTATCCGATCGGCACGCTCACCGCCAGCAACGTCATCAGCGCCGGCGGCTACACCTTCGATCTGTGGGAAGGCATGAACAGCGCCGCCGGCTACTACGTCTACACCTTCATTCCGCACAACACCGCCGGCCAGCCGACCCTGCCGAGCAACGGCAATCTCAACATCGACATCAAGCCGTTCCTCAACTGGCTGCACACCAACCGCGCGAAGGACGGGCGCTTCAGCAACGCGATGTACCTGCACGTGGTCGAGGCCGGCTTCGAGGTGGTGCGCGGCAACGGCTGGGCCTGGATCCAGGCCAACATCGGCGCCAACTGA
- a CDS encoding amidohydrolase family protein — protein MSRALPSPHRLAQRLALAACLLLGSAPGFAQDVLIRGATVHTASARGTLANADVLVQGGVIRAVGPGLSAPAGVAVVEAKGRPLTPALFGGITEIGIEEVSGEASTVDSTLTLPHDQPMRPEFDVTLAYNPESVLIPVARVEGIGFTALGANTGGAFVAGQGAVMRLDGGADPIGPRALYLHLGSDALELSGKSRAAQWMLLDQLVAEARGRMPADSPHALLTPAGRAVLARYLAGQGRIVVTVNRAADIRQLLRWAQREKVRIAIAGGDEAWKLAPELAKAQVPVFVNALDDLPASFDQIGATLENAARLNAAGVAVSFTQGGDGAHNARKQRQLAGNAVAHGLPWDAALAGLTRVPAEAFGVGDRLGSIAPGKLADLVLWEGDPLDVAHYAEQVWLGGRAIPMRSRQTELRDRYMQQSGALPKAYTH, from the coding sequence ATGAGCCGCGCCCTACCCTCGCCCCACCGCCTGGCGCAGCGCCTGGCCCTGGCCGCCTGCCTGCTGCTCGGCAGCGCGCCCGGCTTCGCCCAGGACGTGCTGATCCGCGGCGCCACCGTGCACACCGCCAGCGCCCGCGGCACCCTCGCCAATGCCGACGTGCTGGTCCAGGGCGGGGTGATCCGCGCGGTCGGCCCCGGCCTGAGCGCGCCGGCCGGCGTGGCCGTGGTCGAGGCCAAGGGCCGCCCGCTGACCCCGGCGCTGTTCGGCGGCATCACCGAGATCGGCATCGAGGAGGTCTCCGGCGAGGCCTCCACCGTCGACAGCACGCTGACCCTGCCGCACGACCAGCCGATGCGTCCGGAGTTCGACGTGACCCTGGCCTACAACCCCGAGTCGGTGCTGATTCCGGTCGCGCGGGTGGAAGGCATCGGCTTCACCGCGCTCGGCGCCAATACCGGCGGCGCCTTCGTCGCGGGCCAGGGCGCGGTGATGCGCCTGGACGGCGGCGCCGACCCGATCGGCCCGCGTGCGCTGTACCTGCACCTGGGCAGCGATGCGCTGGAACTGAGCGGCAAATCGCGCGCGGCGCAGTGGATGCTGCTCGACCAACTAGTGGCCGAAGCGCGTGGGCGCATGCCTGCCGATTCGCCGCATGCGCTGTTGACCCCGGCCGGACGCGCGGTGCTGGCGCGCTATCTCGCCGGCCAGGGCCGCATCGTGGTGACGGTGAACCGGGCAGCCGACATCCGCCAACTGCTGCGCTGGGCCCAGCGCGAGAAGGTGCGCATCGCCATCGCCGGCGGCGACGAGGCCTGGAAGCTGGCGCCGGAACTGGCAAAGGCGCAGGTCCCGGTGTTCGTCAACGCACTGGACGACCTGCCGGCCAGCTTCGACCAGATCGGTGCCACCCTGGAGAACGCCGCACGCCTCAATGCCGCCGGCGTGGCGGTGAGCTTCACCCAGGGCGGCGACGGTGCGCACAACGCGCGCAAGCAGCGGCAACTGGCCGGCAACGCGGTCGCCCACGGGCTGCCGTGGGACGCCGCCCTGGCCGGCCTGACCCGGGTCCCGGCCGAGGCCTTCGGCGTGGGCGATCGCCTGGGCAGCATCGCCCCCGGCAAGCTCGCCGACCTGGTGCTGTGGGAAGGCGATCCGCTGGACGTGGCGCATTACGCCGAGCAGGTCTGGCTGGGTGGCCGCGCCATCCCGATGCGCTCCCGGCAGACCGAACTGCGCGACCGCTACATGCAGCAGAGCGGCGCGCTGCCGAAGGCCTACACCCACTAG
- a CDS encoding amidohydrolase, which yields MRHLLLACLGVALCGPAAAASRFVDDPYPSTYRALPSVPVLIEHATVLTGTGERLDDTDVLLQDGRVQAVGRALTAPANATRIDGHGKWVTPGIIDVHSHLGVYPSPGVSAHSDGNEATAPVTPNVWAEHSIWPQDPGFGTALAGGVTALQVLPGSANLVGGRGVTLKNVPATTYQAMKFPGAPWGLKMACGENPKRVYGEKGGPSTRMGNVAGYRAAFIDASEYLRKNAPKQKSPPKRHWWSRGAGDDDSSGDSGGKRDLKLDTLAGAINGDIRVHIHCYRADEMTTMLDLAKEFGFKIAAFHHGVEAYKIADRLAQENVCGALWADWWGFKMEAFDGIQENIALVDRPANGCAIVHSDSEEGIQRLNQEAAKAVAAGRRAGMDIPPERAIRWLTSNPAKALGIDKQTGSLEPGKMADVVVWNGNPFSSYALADKVYIDGAQVYDRADRRLQPTSDFMLGQEAAR from the coding sequence ATGCGTCATCTGTTGCTCGCCTGCCTGGGCGTGGCGTTGTGCGGCCCGGCCGCTGCCGCCTCGCGTTTCGTCGACGATCCCTATCCCAGCACCTACCGTGCGCTGCCCTCGGTGCCGGTGCTGATCGAACACGCCACCGTGCTCACCGGCACCGGCGAGCGCCTGGACGATACCGACGTGCTGCTGCAGGACGGGCGCGTGCAGGCGGTCGGCCGCGCACTGACCGCGCCGGCCAACGCCACCCGCATCGACGGCCACGGAAAGTGGGTCACGCCCGGCATCATCGACGTGCACTCGCACCTGGGCGTGTATCCCAGCCCGGGCGTCAGCGCGCACAGCGACGGCAACGAGGCGACTGCGCCGGTGACCCCGAACGTATGGGCCGAGCATTCGATCTGGCCGCAGGATCCCGGCTTCGGCACCGCGCTGGCCGGCGGCGTCACCGCGCTGCAGGTGCTGCCCGGCTCGGCCAACCTGGTCGGTGGCCGCGGCGTCACCCTCAAGAACGTGCCGGCCACCACCTACCAGGCGATGAAGTTCCCCGGCGCGCCGTGGGGCCTGAAGATGGCCTGCGGCGAGAACCCCAAGCGGGTGTACGGCGAGAAAGGCGGCCCGTCCACGCGCATGGGCAACGTCGCCGGCTACCGCGCGGCCTTCATCGACGCCAGCGAATACCTGCGCAAGAACGCGCCGAAGCAGAAGAGCCCGCCCAAGCGCCACTGGTGGAGCCGCGGCGCCGGCGACGACGACAGCAGCGGCGACAGCGGCGGCAAGCGCGACCTGAAGCTGGACACGCTGGCCGGCGCCATCAACGGCGACATCCGCGTGCACATCCACTGCTACCGCGCCGACGAGATGACCACCATGCTCGACCTGGCCAAGGAGTTCGGCTTCAAGATCGCCGCGTTCCACCACGGCGTGGAGGCCTACAAGATCGCCGACCGCCTGGCCCAGGAGAACGTCTGCGGCGCGCTGTGGGCGGACTGGTGGGGCTTCAAGATGGAGGCGTTCGACGGCATCCAGGAGAACATCGCCCTGGTCGACCGCCCCGCCAACGGCTGCGCGATCGTGCACTCGGACTCGGAGGAAGGCATCCAGCGGCTCAACCAGGAAGCGGCCAAGGCGGTGGCCGCCGGCCGCCGCGCCGGCATGGACATCCCGCCCGAACGCGCGATCCGCTGGCTGACCAGCAACCCGGCCAAGGCGCTGGGCATCGACAAGCAGACCGGTTCGCTGGAGCCGGGCAAGATGGCCGACGTGGTGGTGTGGAACGGCAACCCCTTCAGCTCCTACGCCCTGGCCGACAAGGTCTACATCGACGGCGCGCAGGTCTATGACCGCGCCGACCGCCGCCTGCAACCCACCTCCGATTTCATGCTCGGCCAGGAGGCTGCCCGATGA